In Tenacibaculum pacificus, a single window of DNA contains:
- the mltG gene encoding endolytic transglycosylase MltG, which produces MNTFNKKIIYGVITTIFLIGGIVSFNFYQKIYGKSITKSGAIYIKSEDTFDDVKKQLTSYMDNPENFIWVADKKRFTKPKGGKYLLKKGMSLNDVVNLLRNGNQTPIKLSFNNQDSLEKLAGRIATQIETDSISLVKVMRDVSFLTKNEFNQKNALGMYIPNSYEFYWNTSAEKFRNKMLTEYNRFWNSSRLNKAKKLNLSKKEVSTLASIVQKETAQKSERPIVAGLYLNRLKNNWPLQADPTVIYCIKQLKGDDFVVKRVLTKDLEIESPYNTYRNSGLPPSLIAMPDVSAIDAVLNYKKHGYYYMCASIEKIGFHDFATSLAQHNRNAVKYQQWISKRGINR; this is translated from the coding sequence ATTAATACATTTAATAAGAAAATAATATACGGAGTTATTACTACTATCTTTTTAATTGGTGGTATTGTTAGTTTTAATTTTTATCAAAAAATTTACGGAAAATCAATTACAAAAAGTGGCGCAATCTATATAAAATCAGAAGATACCTTTGATGATGTTAAAAAACAATTAACTTCATATATGGATAATCCTGAAAATTTTATTTGGGTTGCCGATAAAAAACGTTTTACCAAACCTAAAGGAGGAAAATATCTTTTAAAAAAAGGAATGAGTTTAAACGATGTAGTTAATTTACTTCGAAATGGAAATCAAACTCCGATAAAACTTTCTTTTAACAATCAAGATTCATTAGAAAAATTAGCAGGAAGAATTGCAACACAAATTGAAACTGATTCGATTTCTTTAGTAAAAGTAATGAGAGATGTTTCTTTTTTAACTAAAAATGAGTTTAATCAAAAAAATGCGTTAGGGATGTATATTCCTAATAGCTATGAATTTTACTGGAATACATCCGCAGAAAAATTTCGTAATAAAATGCTTACCGAATATAATCGTTTTTGGAATTCATCAAGATTAAATAAAGCCAAAAAATTAAATTTATCAAAAAAAGAAGTGAGTACTTTGGCTTCAATAGTTCAAAAGGAAACTGCTCAAAAAAGTGAACGCCCTATTGTTGCTGGTTTATATTTAAATCGATTAAAAAATAACTGGCCATTACAAGCCGATCCAACGGTTATTTATTGTATCAAACAATTAAAAGGTGATGATTTTGTAGTGAAACGTGTATTAACAAAAGACCTTGAAATTGAATCTCCTTATAATACGTATAGAAATAGTGGTTTACCACCTTCTTTAATTGCAATGCCAGATGTTTCGGCAATAGATGCTGTTTTAAATTATAAAAAACATGGATATTATTATATGTGTGCGAGTATTGAAAAAATAGGATTTCACGATTTTGCAACTTCCTTAGCACAGCATAATAGAAATGCTGTGAAATATCAACAATGGATTAGTAAACGTGGAATTAATAGATAA
- a CDS encoding low molecular weight protein-tyrosine-phosphatase, giving the protein MKKILMVCLGNICRSPLAEGILRSKLTSDSFKIDSAGTAGHHVGELPDKRSVEVAHKYGIDITKQRSRQFKKADFKEFDVIYAMDQQNYDNIISMTINQDDIQKVKMILNELQPDANKNVPDPYYGGNQGFENVYKMLDEACLIIASKLKN; this is encoded by the coding sequence ATGAAAAAAATTTTAATGGTTTGTTTGGGAAATATTTGTCGTTCGCCATTAGCTGAAGGTATTTTACGATCAAAATTAACAAGTGATTCTTTTAAAATTGATTCGGCAGGAACAGCAGGACATCATGTTGGTGAATTACCTGATAAAAGGTCTGTTGAGGTTGCTCATAAATATGGAATTGATATTACAAAGCAACGTTCAAGACAATTTAAAAAAGCTGATTTTAAAGAATTTGATGTAATTTATGCCATGGATCAGCAAAATTATGACAATATTATTTCAATGACAATCAATCAAGATGATATTCAGAAAGTGAAAATGATTTTGAATGAATTGCAACCTGATGCAAATAAGAATGTCCCTGATCCGTATTATGGAGGAAATCAAGGATTTGAAAATGTATATAAAATGTTAGACGAAGCATGTTTAATTATCGCTTCAAAATTAAAAAACTAG
- a CDS encoding glycosyltransferase family protein, which translates to MKILYAFQGTGNGHASRAIEIIPYLKQRADVDVLISGYQCELALPFDVKYKYYGLSFIFGKKGGIDIWQTIKKAKLKNLFKEIKSVPLEEYDLIINDFEPVTSWAAKIKKSNIVSLSHQSAVLDKNAPKHGTFRFERLILRYYAPIKKKFGFHFKAYSSDISTPIIRKKIRNTPIINKGHYTVYLPAYGDKKIIKILSKIENIKWEVFSKHTKTNIIKNNIIIKPINGDSFIKSISSSKGVMCGAGFETPAEALFLQKKLLVIPMKNQYEQQCNALSLKKMGIPVLKTFNKKQLSKIITWVDTKQEIKVDYPDITEDILDAIISPYYNQTTLPTVATIG; encoded by the coding sequence ATGAAAATATTATATGCTTTTCAAGGCACAGGAAATGGACACGCTAGTAGAGCTATTGAAATTATACCTTACTTAAAACAAAGAGCAGATGTTGATGTTTTAATTAGTGGATATCAATGTGAATTAGCACTTCCTTTTGATGTAAAATATAAATATTACGGACTAAGTTTTATCTTTGGAAAAAAAGGAGGAATTGATATTTGGCAAACCATAAAAAAAGCAAAGCTTAAAAATTTATTCAAAGAAATTAAATCAGTTCCTTTAGAAGAGTACGATTTAATTATCAATGATTTTGAACCAGTTACCTCTTGGGCTGCAAAAATAAAAAAAAGTAACATCGTATCATTGAGTCATCAAAGTGCTGTTTTAGACAAAAATGCACCAAAACATGGCACATTTCGTTTTGAACGCTTAATTTTAAGATACTACGCCCCAATAAAAAAGAAATTTGGTTTTCATTTTAAAGCTTACTCTTCTGATATTTCGACGCCAATTATTCGTAAAAAGATAAGAAATACACCTATTATTAACAAAGGTCATTATACTGTTTACTTACCCGCTTATGGTGATAAAAAAATAATTAAAATATTATCTAAAATTGAAAACATTAAGTGGGAAGTATTCTCAAAACACACTAAAACAAATATCATAAAAAATAATATTATAATCAAGCCAATAAACGGTGATAGTTTTATCAAAAGTATTAGTTCTAGTAAAGGAGTTATGTGTGGTGCGGGCTTTGAAACACCTGCCGAAGCTCTATTCCTTCAAAAAAAACTATTGGTAATTCCTATGAAAAACCAATATGAACAACAATGTAATGCACTTTCTTTAAAAAAAATGGGCATACCTGTTTTAAAAACTTTTAACAAAAAACAACTTTCAAAAATCATTACTTGGGTAGATACTAAACAAGAAATTAAGGTTGACTACCCTGATATAACTGAAGATATTTTAGATGCTATTATTTCACCATATTATAATCAAACAACTTTACCAACGGTAGCTACCATTGGATAA
- the dnaA gene encoding chromosomal replication initiator protein DnaA, whose protein sequence is MIKTADSVWNECLSFIKDNIKHQAYKTWFEPIKPVKLAEEALTVQVPSKFFYEWLEEHYIKLLRVALVKELGADARLIYDVRLENTYSSNSPQIVKIPSSNRKPLKTQKKAAPLESKRELKNPFVIPGLQKVKIESQLNPNYNFINYIEGDANRLARSAGMAVANKPGGTSFNPLLVYGPVGLGKTHLVQAIGVEVKEKYPDKTVLYISSEKFTQQFIDSVKSNTRNDFIHFYEMVDVLIIDDIQFLSGKTGTQEVFFHIFNHLHQNGKQVILTSDKAPVDMQDIELRLLSRFKWGLSAELQPPSFETRVSILHNKLYQDGVEMSEDVIEYIAKNVKANVRELEGVIISMIAQASFNRREFTVGLAREIVDKFVKSTKREISIDYIQKVVAKYFDMDVATLQSKTRKRHIVQARQLAMFFAKRLTKLSLASIGSQIGKRDHATVLHACKTVDNLTDTDKQFKKYVEDLTKKLTF, encoded by the coding sequence ATGATTAAAACTGCTGATTCAGTTTGGAATGAATGTTTATCTTTTATAAAAGATAATATTAAACACCAAGCGTATAAAACTTGGTTTGAGCCAATTAAGCCCGTTAAATTAGCTGAAGAAGCTCTTACAGTTCAAGTGCCAAGTAAATTTTTTTACGAATGGTTAGAAGAGCATTATATTAAACTATTAAGAGTTGCTTTAGTTAAAGAATTGGGTGCTGATGCTAGGTTAATTTATGATGTACGTTTAGAAAATACGTATAGTAGTAATAGTCCTCAAATAGTTAAAATACCGAGTTCAAATCGTAAACCTTTAAAAACACAAAAAAAAGCAGCTCCTTTAGAATCTAAAAGAGAATTGAAGAATCCTTTTGTAATACCTGGTTTACAAAAAGTTAAAATAGAATCTCAATTAAATCCGAATTATAATTTTATTAATTATATCGAAGGTGATGCTAATCGATTAGCGAGGTCAGCAGGTATGGCGGTAGCAAATAAACCTGGAGGAACTTCTTTTAATCCATTGTTGGTATATGGGCCAGTTGGTTTAGGTAAAACACATTTAGTACAAGCAATTGGTGTAGAAGTAAAAGAAAAATATCCTGATAAAACAGTTTTATATATATCTTCAGAAAAATTTACTCAACAATTTATTGATTCTGTAAAGTCGAACACTAGAAATGATTTTATCCATTTTTATGAAATGGTTGATGTACTAATTATTGATGATATTCAGTTTTTGTCTGGTAAAACAGGTACGCAAGAAGTATTTTTTCATATCTTTAATCATTTGCATCAAAATGGTAAACAAGTAATTTTAACATCAGATAAAGCTCCTGTAGATATGCAGGACATAGAATTACGTTTATTATCTCGTTTCAAATGGGGATTGTCAGCCGAATTACAGCCTCCATCTTTTGAAACTCGCGTTTCTATACTTCATAATAAATTATATCAAGATGGCGTTGAAATGTCAGAAGATGTTATTGAATATATTGCAAAGAATGTAAAAGCAAATGTTCGTGAATTAGAAGGTGTTATTATTTCGATGATTGCACAAGCATCTTTTAATAGAAGAGAATTTACTGTCGGATTAGCTAGAGAAATTGTTGATAAATTTGTTAAAAGTACTAAACGAGAAATTTCGATTGATTATATTCAAAAAGTAGTCGCTAAATATTTTGATATGGATGTCGCTACTTTACAATCTAAAACACGTAAAAGACATATTGTTCAAGCACGTCAGTTAGCTATGTTTTTTGCTAAGCGTTTAACTAAATTATCATTAGCAAGTATCGGGAGTCAAATTGGTAAAAGAGATCATGCAACGGTATTACATGCCTGTAAAACTGTTGATAATTTAACAGACACAGATAAGCAATTTAAAAAATACGTAGAAGATTTAACTAAGAAATTAACATTTTAA
- a CDS encoding acyl-CoA thioesterase — MQKNKTTVRVRYAETDQMGVVYYGNYAQYFEIGRTELLRCSGVTYKFMEEDGVMLPVISLSCDFKKSALYDDELTITTSVKKTPSVKIEFDYEITNQDQQLICTGNTVLVFINMKTKKPMRCPDYILEKLNLQNK, encoded by the coding sequence TTGCAAAAAAACAAAACTACAGTTCGTGTTCGTTATGCTGAAACAGATCAAATGGGTGTTGTATATTACGGTAATTATGCGCAATATTTCGAAATAGGTCGTACAGAACTATTACGTTGTTCAGGTGTTACTTATAAATTTATGGAAGAAGATGGCGTTATGCTACCTGTAATATCGTTATCCTGTGATTTTAAAAAATCGGCACTATATGACGATGAATTAACTATTACAACAAGCGTAAAAAAAACACCTTCTGTTAAAATTGAATTCGATTACGAAATTACCAATCAAGACCAGCAATTAATTTGTACAGGAAATACGGTCTTGGTTTTTATCAATATGAAAACAAAAAAGCCAATGCGCTGTCCTGATTATATTTTAGAAAAACTAAATTTACAAAATAAATAA
- the secA gene encoding preprotein translocase subunit SecA gives MSVLNSILKIFVGDKQQKDLKSLQPIVEKVQYFEKSFNSLSNDGLRTKTIEFKSKIKEATKSFTDTIATLETEALTADIDRQEEIYTQIDKLKDEAYEKSEAVLLEIMPEAFALVKETAKRFTENDAVEVTASTFDRELSATRAHITLEDEKAYWASSWDAAGKEVLWDMVHYDVQLIGGSVLHQGKIAEMMTGEGKTLVSTLPVYLNALTGNGVHVVTVNDYLAKRDRAWMAPIFEFHGLSTDCVDFHQPNSEERRNAYNADITYGTNNEFGFDYLRDNMASSKDDLVQRAPNYAIIDEVDSVLIDDARTPLIISGPVAQGDRHEFNELKPLVADLVSLQNKYLVGVLAEAKKLLKAGDEKEGGFLLFRVYRGLPKNKALIKFLSTEGIKQILQKTENFYMQDNNKLMPEVDNELWFTVEEKNNQIDLTDKGINLLSEKTQNNTFFVLPDISVIVGQIDNSQDSAEDKANKKEELYRDFSVKSERIHTMNQLLKAYTVFEKDVEYVVMDNKVMIVDEQTGRIMDGRRYSDGLHQALEAKENVNIEDATQTFATVTLQNYFRMYRKLSGMTGTAITESGEFWEIYKLDVVEIPTNRPIQRDDKEDLVYKTTREKYNAVIEDVVKLSNAGRPVLIGTTSVEISELLGRMLQMRKIPHNILNAKLHKREADVVAEAGKAGIVTIATNMAGRGTDIKLSKEVKDSGGLAIVGTERHDSRRVDRQLRGRAGRQGDVGSTQFYVALDDNLMRLFGSDRIAKMMDRMGLKEGEVIQHSMISKSIERAQKKVEENNFGIRKRLLEYDDIMNAQREFIYKRRRHALDGQRLQIDIANMIYDTCNSIVKQNKASNNYKNFEFELIRFSAMTSPFSEEEFKKFTEEELTDKLYVIVSAHYKNDTERHAHTAFPVIKNVFETEGDRYERIIVPFTDGAKTLQVVTNLKEAYESEGRSLVNDFEKNITLSIIDENWKDHLRKMDELKQTVQNATYEQKDPLLVYKFEAFELFQATVDVINKEVLSFLFKGHLPSQDVDQVSEAPEHQEIQHLDTRKDEVQNSSQQAMSNARNQQTQEQQVVETIVREEPKVGRNEKVTIKNVMSGEEKELKYKQAIPLLESGKWVVYQK, from the coding sequence ATGAGCGTTTTAAATTCGATTCTAAAAATTTTTGTTGGTGATAAACAACAAAAAGATCTAAAGTCTCTACAACCAATTGTTGAGAAAGTACAATACTTTGAAAAATCATTCAATAGTTTATCCAATGATGGGTTGCGAACAAAGACTATCGAATTTAAATCAAAAATTAAAGAAGCAACAAAATCTTTTACAGATACAATCGCTACTTTAGAAACAGAAGCTTTAACTGCTGACATTGACCGTCAAGAAGAAATATATACTCAAATTGATAAGTTAAAAGACGAAGCTTACGAAAAATCGGAAGCTGTTTTATTAGAAATTATGCCTGAAGCTTTTGCTTTAGTTAAAGAAACTGCAAAACGTTTTACTGAAAATGATGCTGTAGAAGTTACCGCTTCTACTTTTGATAGAGAATTATCAGCAACAAGAGCACATATTACTTTAGAAGATGAAAAAGCTTACTGGGCAAGTTCTTGGGATGCTGCTGGTAAAGAAGTTCTTTGGGACATGGTGCATTATGATGTACAATTAATTGGTGGTTCTGTTTTACATCAAGGTAAAATTGCCGAAATGATGACTGGTGAAGGTAAAACTTTAGTATCTACCCTACCCGTTTATTTAAATGCCTTAACTGGTAACGGTGTACACGTTGTTACGGTAAATGATTACTTAGCAAAACGTGATAGAGCTTGGATGGCTCCAATTTTTGAATTCCACGGATTATCTACGGATTGTGTTGATTTTCATCAGCCAAATTCAGAAGAACGTAGAAATGCCTATAATGCAGATATTACATACGGAACGAATAATGAATTTGGTTTCGATTATTTACGTGATAACATGGCTTCTTCAAAAGATGATTTAGTTCAAAGAGCACCTAACTATGCTATTATTGATGAAGTAGATTCTGTTTTAATTGATGATGCTCGTACGCCTTTAATTATTTCTGGTCCTGTAGCACAAGGAGATCGTCATGAGTTTAACGAATTAAAACCTTTGGTTGCTGATTTAGTTTCTTTACAAAATAAATATTTAGTAGGAGTTTTAGCTGAAGCTAAAAAGTTATTAAAAGCTGGTGACGAAAAAGAAGGTGGTTTCTTATTATTTAGAGTTTACAGAGGTCTTCCTAAAAACAAAGCATTAATTAAGTTTTTATCTACTGAAGGAATTAAACAAATTCTTCAAAAAACAGAAAACTTTTATATGCAAGACAATAATAAGTTAATGCCTGAGGTAGATAACGAATTGTGGTTTACTGTTGAAGAAAAAAATAATCAAATTGATTTAACTGATAAAGGAATTAATCTTTTATCAGAAAAAACACAAAATAATACCTTTTTCGTTTTACCAGATATTAGTGTTATTGTTGGTCAAATAGACAATAGCCAAGATTCTGCTGAAGATAAAGCAAATAAAAAAGAAGAACTATATCGTGATTTTAGTGTAAAAAGCGAACGTATTCATACTATGAATCAACTTTTAAAAGCATATACTGTTTTTGAAAAAGATGTTGAATATGTGGTTATGGACAACAAAGTGATGATTGTTGATGAGCAAACAGGGCGTATTATGGACGGTCGTCGTTATTCTGATGGGTTACACCAAGCACTAGAAGCAAAAGAAAACGTAAATATTGAAGATGCTACGCAAACATTTGCAACGGTTACTTTACAGAATTACTTTAGAATGTATCGCAAATTATCTGGGATGACAGGTACTGCAATTACAGAATCTGGAGAATTTTGGGAAATTTATAAATTAGATGTTGTTGAAATTCCAACAAACAGACCTATCCAAAGAGATGATAAAGAAGATTTAGTTTACAAAACTACTCGTGAAAAATACAACGCCGTTATTGAAGATGTTGTAAAATTATCTAATGCAGGTCGTCCAGTACTTATTGGAACAACATCTGTAGAAATATCAGAATTATTAGGAAGAATGTTACAAATGCGTAAAATTCCTCATAATATATTAAACGCAAAATTACACAAACGTGAAGCCGATGTAGTTGCCGAAGCTGGTAAGGCAGGAATAGTAACGATTGCTACAAACATGGCGGGTCGTGGTACGGATATTAAATTATCAAAAGAAGTAAAAGATTCTGGTGGTTTGGCAATTGTTGGTACAGAACGTCATGATTCTCGTCGTGTTGACCGTCAGTTACGTGGTCGTGCGGGTCGTCAGGGAGATGTTGGTTCAACACAATTTTATGTTGCTTTAGATGACAACTTAATGCGTTTATTTGGTTCTGACAGAATTGCCAAAATGATGGACAGAATGGGATTAAAAGAAGGTGAAGTAATTCAGCATTCTATGATTTCAAAATCTATTGAAAGAGCGCAAAAGAAAGTTGAAGAAAATAATTTTGGTATTCGTAAGCGTTTATTAGAATATGATGATATTATGAATGCACAACGTGAGTTTATTTACAAACGTCGTCGTCATGCATTAGATGGTCAGCGTTTACAAATTGACATTGCAAATATGATTTATGATACTTGTAATTCAATTGTAAAGCAAAATAAAGCGAGTAATAATTATAAAAACTTTGAGTTTGAATTAATTCGTTTTTCAGCAATGACTTCTCCTTTTTCTGAAGAAGAATTTAAAAAATTCACAGAAGAAGAATTAACAGATAAATTATACGTTATTGTCTCTGCTCATTATAAAAATGATACAGAAAGACACGCACATACTGCTTTCCCTGTAATTAAAAATGTTTTTGAAACAGAAGGAGATAGATATGAACGTATAATTGTTCCTTTTACTGATGGTGCTAAAACATTACAAGTTGTTACTAATTTAAAAGAAGCATACGAATCTGAAGGAAGGTCATTAGTAAACGATTTTGAAAAAAACATTACTTTATCTATTATTGATGAAAACTGGAAAGATCATTTACGTAAAATGGACGAGTTAAAACAAACCGTTCAAAATGCAACTTACGAACAAAAAGATCCTTTATTAGTTTACAAATTTGAAGCTTTTGAATTATTTCAAGCTACTGTTGATGTAATTAATAAAGAAGTTTTATCTTTCTTATTTAAAGGACATTTACCTAGTCAAGATGTTGATCAAGTATCTGAAGCTCCTGAACACCAAGAAATTCAGCATTTAGATACTCGTAAAGACGAGGTTCAAAATTCTTCTCAACAAGCAATGAGTAATGCTCGTAATCAGCAAACTCAAGAGCAGCAAGTTGTTGAAACTATTGTTCGTGAAGAACCAAAGGTTGGTCGTAACGAAAAAGTGACTATCAAAAATGTAATGTCTGGCGAAGAAAAAGAATTAAAATACAAACAAGCAATTCCTTTATTAGAATCAGGAAAATGGGTTGTTTATCAAAAATAA
- a CDS encoding DUF2795 domain-containing protein, whose protein sequence is MYWTLELASYLADAPWPATKDELIDYAIRTGAPLEVVENLQDIEDEGDSYDSIVEIWPDYPTEEDYLWNEEEY, encoded by the coding sequence ATGTATTGGACACTTGAACTAGCATCATACCTAGCAGATGCACCTTGGCCTGCAACTAAAGACGAATTAATCGATTACGCTATCCGTACCGGTGCGCCTTTAGAAGTAGTTGAAAACTTACAAGACATTGAAGATGAAGGTGATTCATACGATTCGATAGTCGAAATTTGGCCTGATTATCCGACTGAAGAAGATTATCTTTGGAACGAAGAGGAATACTAA
- a CDS encoding UDP-2,3-diacylglucosamine diphosphatase — protein MKKNKKRKLDIVVISDIHLGTYGCKAKELHSYLKSVEPKILILNGDIIDIWQFKKSYFPKSHMKIIKQLMSYITSDTKVYYITGNHDEMLRKFKGFSLGNFEIVNKVILNIDGKKGWFFHGDVFDVTMQHSKWLAKLGSIGYDTLILINIAVNWFSQKLGYGKLSFSKKIKNSVKGAVKFINNFETTASDIAISNGYDYVVCGHIHQPEMKLIENEDGSTTYLNSGDWVENLTALEYTNKTWSLYEYEKDEIAKKINREVNEDNEEFVAAESSNSELFKDLLHEFNIKN, from the coding sequence ATGAAAAAAAATAAGAAACGAAAATTAGATATTGTTGTTATTTCTGATATTCACTTAGGTACTTATGGATGTAAAGCTAAAGAACTTCATAGTTATTTAAAATCTGTAGAACCAAAAATTTTAATTTTAAATGGTGATATTATTGACATTTGGCAATTTAAGAAAAGTTATTTTCCTAAATCTCATATGAAAATAATAAAGCAACTGATGTCTTATATAACTTCGGATACCAAAGTTTACTATATAACAGGTAATCATGATGAAATGCTTCGTAAATTCAAAGGCTTTAGTCTTGGTAATTTTGAAATTGTAAATAAAGTAATACTAAATATAGACGGCAAAAAAGGCTGGTTTTTTCATGGTGATGTTTTTGATGTTACCATGCAACACTCTAAATGGCTAGCTAAACTTGGTAGCATTGGTTACGATACATTAATTCTGATAAATATTGCTGTGAACTGGTTTAGTCAAAAACTAGGTTACGGAAAATTATCTTTCTCTAAAAAGATAAAAAATAGTGTTAAAGGTGCTGTAAAATTTATCAATAATTTTGAAACTACAGCTTCTGATATTGCTATTTCTAACGGCTATGATTATGTTGTATGTGGACATATACATCAACCTGAAATGAAATTGATTGAAAATGAAGACGGATCAACTACCTATTTAAACTCTGGTGATTGGGTTGAAAACTTAACAGCCTTAGAATATACTAATAAAACGTGGTCATTATATGAATACGAAAAAGATGAAATAGCTAAAAAAATAAACAGAGAAGTAAACGAAGACAATGAAGAGTTTGTAGCTGCAGAAAGTAGCAACAGCGAGCTTTTTAAAGATCTTTTACACGAATTTAATATTAAAAACTAA
- the ung gene encoding uracil-DNA glycosylase encodes MMEELMMNNSWKSILKPELEKTYFKELSNFVNEEFNINTCFPKKENIFSAFDYCSFDDLKVVIIGQDPYHGAGQGNGLSFSVNDGIKHPPSLVNIFKEIETDLQISYPVSGDLSRWAKQGVLLLNATLTVREGEAGSHQKQGWEEFTDAVIQKISEEKKDVVFLLWGKFAEKKGSIIDIQKHTIFKAPHPSPLGAWRGWFGSKHFSKTNEFLKSENLQIIQW; translated from the coding sequence ATGATGGAAGAATTAATGATGAATAATAGTTGGAAAAGTATTTTAAAGCCAGAATTAGAAAAAACATATTTTAAAGAATTATCTAATTTTGTTAATGAAGAATTTAATATAAATACTTGTTTTCCTAAAAAAGAAAATATTTTTTCAGCATTTGATTATTGTTCTTTTGATGATTTAAAAGTCGTTATTATCGGTCAAGACCCGTATCATGGTGCAGGGCAGGGAAACGGTTTGTCTTTTTCGGTAAACGATGGAATAAAACATCCGCCATCATTAGTAAATATTTTTAAAGAAATTGAAACAGATTTGCAAATTTCATATCCTGTTTCTGGCGATTTATCTCGTTGGGCAAAGCAAGGTGTTTTATTATTAAATGCGACTTTAACAGTTAGAGAAGGTGAAGCAGGAAGTCATCAAAAACAAGGTTGGGAAGAGTTTACTGATGCTGTTATTCAAAAAATATCCGAAGAAAAAAAGGATGTTGTGTTTTTACTTTGGGGTAAATTTGCCGAAAAAAAAGGAAGTATTATCGATATTCAAAAACATACTATTTTTAAAGCTCCGCATCCATCTCCGTTAGGTGCTTGGCGAGGTTGGTTTGGTAGTAAACACTTTTCAAAAACAAATGAATTTTTGAAAAGTGAAAACTTACAAATTATCCAATGGTAG
- a CDS encoding SAM-dependent methyltransferase: MKGKLYLIPTTLGDTEPLEVMPLSVKKVIEHLDFFIVENEKSARAFIKKITPNKSQPSLELLLLDKYSNDIEIQNYLDVCDKGISIGLLSDAGVPAVADPGASIVKLAHEKGVQVVPLVGPSSILMAMMGSGMNGQSFAFNGYLPIDKSDRKRAIKDLEKLSRDKNQSQIFIETPYRNEKMLDDLRAVLSADTRVCVACDITLPSEYIKTFTIKEWKNIKTDLHKRPTIFILHKS; encoded by the coding sequence ATGAAAGGTAAATTATATTTAATACCAACAACATTAGGAGATACTGAACCTTTGGAGGTAATGCCTCTTTCTGTTAAAAAAGTAATAGAACATCTTGATTTTTTTATCGTAGAAAATGAAAAATCAGCAAGAGCTTTTATTAAAAAAATTACGCCTAATAAATCGCAACCTTCTTTAGAGTTGTTATTGTTAGATAAATATTCAAATGATATTGAAATACAAAATTATTTAGATGTTTGTGATAAAGGTATTTCAATAGGATTATTATCAGATGCAGGAGTTCCTGCTGTTGCAGATCCTGGTGCAAGTATTGTAAAATTAGCGCACGAAAAAGGAGTTCAAGTAGTACCTTTAGTAGGTCCTTCTTCTATTTTAATGGCGATGATGGGGTCTGGAATGAATGGGCAGAGTTTTGCTTTTAATGGTTATTTACCTATTGATAAATCAGATAGAAAAAGAGCTATTAAAGATTTAGAAAAATTATCAAGAGATAAAAATCAATCTCAAATTTTTATAGAAACTCCTTATAGGAATGAAAAAATGTTAGATGATTTACGTGCCGTTTTATCAGCAGATACAAGAGTTTGTGTAGCTTGTGATATTACACTTCCTTCAGAATATATAAAAACATTTACTATTAAAGAATGGAAAAATATAAAAACGGACTTACATAAGCGTCCAACTATTTTTATATTACATAAATCATAA